CCGCCCGCTGGAGGCTTCCGGCACGTCGGGACAGAAGGCCGCCGTCAACGGCGCGCTCAACCTGTCGGTGCTCGACGGCTGGTGGATCGAGGGGTACCGCCCGGACCTCGGCTGGGCGATCGGCCGGCTGGAGGCGATCGGCAACGACGAAGCGCAGGACGCCGAGGACGCGGCGTCGCTCTACGACCTGCTGGAGCGGGAAATCGTGCCGATGTTCTACGACCGCGGGCAGTCGGCGACGCCGCGGCGCTGGGTCGCGGCGATGAAGGCGTCGATCCGCGAGCTGCTGCCCCGCTTCAGCGCCAACCGGATGGTCCGCGAGTACGCCGAGGCGGCCTACGCCCCGTTGGCCGCGGCCGAGCGGGAGCGGCAGCCGCGGTAGCGGCGGCGGGGCGTCTCACCAGTCGCGGTAGTAGGTGCTGCCGTCGGCGGACAGGTCGCTCGACGTGGAGAAGACGTCGTAGAGGTCGTCGCACGAGTCGTTGCGGGTGTCCTTGTCGTCGTTGTAGCCGCGGCAGCTCCACTCCGCGAGGCCGGTCGTCGGATCGACCGGGATCTTCCGCAGGAACTTCGTCTTCTGCGCCGGCTGGTCGGCGGCGGTCTTCACCGCCACGCCGTCCACCAGCATCTGCAGGTCCTTCGGGTACATGTTCCAGGCGAGGTCCCACGGCTCGATCTCGCCGAGCTGCGCCGCGTCGTGGTAGCGGTCGATCGCGCTCCGCATCTCGGCGAGGGCGCGCCGGAGCTGCAGCTCCTTGACCGCCTGCATCCGGTGATGGACGTAGGGGATCGCGAGCCCGGCGAGGATCACGAGGAGCGCGGCGACGAGCGCCAGCTCGAGGTAGGTCATGCCTCGCTGGTCCCTCATCGCCGTCCCTTCCCCGCCGCCGGCGACGACTTGCCGACGATCTTGTTCCAGAGCTTCTTGAGCGGCGAGGCGTGCTTCGCGCACGGCGGGGGCTCGGTCCCTTCCTTGAAGTTCTCGAGCACCTTCGTCGGGCAGCGCGGCGTCGCCTTCCCGCCGGTCTCGGCGCAGACCTCGACTTGGTGCATTCCCTCGGGCGCCGCGGGCAGCTCGGAGAGCAGGCGCGGCCCGACGCTCTCGATCAGCCGCTTGACGACCGGCACCGCGGCGCCGGCGCCGGTCAGCTTGGCCGGCTTGTCGTCGTCGCGGCCGATGTAGACGACGACGACGGCGTCTCCCGAGGCGAGGACGAACCACGCGTCGCGGCCGTCCTGCGTCGTGCCGGTCTTGCCGGCGACGCGCGCCCCCTGAAGCAGCGGCGCGAGTTCCTTCGCCGTGCCGCGCTCGACGACGCCGGTCAGCGCGTCGAGCACCATGTAGCACGCGTCCGCGGGGAGCGTCCGCTCGGCGGGGGCGACGCGGACGAGCGGGATCGTCGAGCCGGCCTCCCCCGTCCGCGCCGACGCGACGAGCGACGGCGGACGGCGCTCGCCGAGCGCGGCGATCGTCGCGTAGCCCGCGGCGAGGTCGAGCGGCGTCACCTCCCCCGCGCCGAGCGCCAGCGCCGGCTGCGCGGGAAGATGTCCTTCGAGTCCCGCGCGGTGCGCCCACTCGACGACCGTCGCCGGGCCGACCGCGAGGCCGACGCGGGCCATCGGCACGTTGAGGCTCTGCTCGAGCGCCTGGCGCACCGTCACCGGGCCGCGGAACTGATGGTCGTAGTTCGAGGGACGCCACTCGCCGGCGGCGGTCGGCACGGCGAGCGGCGTGTCGCTGACGACCGACGACGGCGAGAAGGCGCCGACGCCGAAGGCGGCCAGCGCGACGAACGGCTTGAAGGCCGATCCGGGCTGGCGCCGCGCGTCGAGCGCGCGGTGGAAGCCGCCGCGCACGCCGCGCCGCCCGCCGACCAGCGCCAGCACCTCGCCGGTGCGCGGCCGCACGATCACCACCGCCCCTTCGAGCGGGGCGCGCGACGGCTCCTTCGCCTCGAGCTCGGTCAGCCCCTCGTCGAGCGCGCGGCGCGCCGCGGCCTGCAGCTCGACGTCCACGGTGGTGAAGACCATCGCCCGCGCCTTGCCGGGGCGCGGCTCCCAGCCGCGGGCCACGAGTTCGCGGCGCGCGGCGTCGAGGACGTCGCCGGCCGGGTCGAGCGGATCGGAGAGCGGCGCGACGCCGAGCGGCGCCGCGGCCGCGGCCTGTTCCTCCATCGGCGTGATGTAGCCGAGCTCGCGCATCCGGGCGAGGATCCGCGCCATGCGCGCCTGCGCCTCGCGCGGGTCGCGCCGCGGATCGAAGCGCCCCGGCGAGGCGATCATCCCCGCCAGCATCGCCTCCTGATTGAGCGCGAGGTCGTCCACGTTGCGGCCGAAGTAGTGCAGCGCGCCGGCCGGCATGCCGACGACGGAGACCGCGCCGCGCTGGCCGAGGTAGACCTCGTTGAGGTAGATCTCGAGCAGCCGCTCCTTGGTGATCTTCCGCTCGACGTAGGCCGCGAGGAGCGCCTCGTGCGCCTTGCGCGCCAGCGTCCGCTCGCGCCCCACGACGCGGTTCTTGATCACCTGCTGGGTGATCGTGCTCCCGCCCTGCATCTGCCCGCCGCGCAGGTCGGTCCAGGCCGCGCGCAGCAGCCCGACGGGATCGACGCCGCGGTGCTGCAGGAAGCGCGAGTCCTCGGCGGCCATCACCGCTTGGATGAGGCGGCGCGGATAGGCGGAAAGCGGCAGCGGGCGCCGCTCGGCGAGCACCGGCCCGCGGAAGGCGCCGAGGCGCACCGGCTCGAGCGCGAACGCGTCGAGCGCGCGGCCGTCGGCGGCCGCGAGCGAGGCGACGCGTCCGGCGTCGAAGCCGACGCGCGCGAACCCTTCGTCCACCGGGCCGCGCGGCCCGACGTGGGCGCGGCGGTAGACCTCGAGCGTCGCGCCGGAGCGCCGGTACTCGCCGGGGTCGCGCGGCGTGCGCGCGACCGGCCGGTAGGAGAGCGAGCGCAGTTCCCGTTCGAGCTCGTCGGCGTCGGCGGCCTGCCCGGGAACGAGCGCGCGCGGCGCGGCGAGGAGCTCGACCGGCAGGTCGCCGGGATCCTCGCGCAGGATCGCCGCGGCGACCTTTCCCGCGTTGTCGAGGATCATCCAGCCCCAGACGAGAAGCGACGCGGCGAGGGCGCCGGCGGCGAGCAGGCGGACGGCGAAGCCGCCGGACGAA
The bacterium genome window above contains:
- a CDS encoding general secretion pathway protein GspG, whose amino-acid sequence is MRDQRGMTYLELALVAALLVILAGLAIPYVHHRMQAVKELQLRRALAEMRSAIDRYHDAAQLGEIEPWDLAWNMYPKDLQMLVDGVAVKTAADQPAQKTKFLRKIPVDPTTGLAEWSCRGYNDDKDTRNDSCDDLYDVFSTSSDLSADGSTYYRDW
- a CDS encoding transglycosylase domain-containing protein, which translates into the protein MGERSPRRRNEKPSGRRRGRKARSSGGFAVRLLAAGALAASLLVWGWMILDNAGKVAAAILREDPGDLPVELLAAPRALVPGQAADADELERELRSLSYRPVARTPRDPGEYRRSGATLEVYRRAHVGPRGPVDEGFARVGFDAGRVASLAAADGRALDAFALEPVRLGAFRGPVLAERRPLPLSAYPRRLIQAVMAAEDSRFLQHRGVDPVGLLRAAWTDLRGGQMQGGSTITQQVIKNRVVGRERTLARKAHEALLAAYVERKITKERLLEIYLNEVYLGQRGAVSVVGMPAGALHYFGRNVDDLALNQEAMLAGMIASPGRFDPRRDPREAQARMARILARMRELGYITPMEEQAAAAAPLGVAPLSDPLDPAGDVLDAARRELVARGWEPRPGKARAMVFTTVDVELQAAARRALDEGLTELEAKEPSRAPLEGAVVIVRPRTGEVLALVGGRRGVRGGFHRALDARRQPGSAFKPFVALAAFGVGAFSPSSVVSDTPLAVPTAAGEWRPSNYDHQFRGPVTVRQALEQSLNVPMARVGLAVGPATVVEWAHRAGLEGHLPAQPALALGAGEVTPLDLAAGYATIAALGERRPPSLVASARTGEAGSTIPLVRVAPAERTLPADACYMVLDALTGVVERGTAKELAPLLQGARVAGKTGTTQDGRDAWFVLASGDAVVVVYIGRDDDKPAKLTGAGAAVPVVKRLIESVGPRLLSELPAAPEGMHQVEVCAETGGKATPRCPTKVLENFKEGTEPPPCAKHASPLKKLWNKIVGKSSPAAGKGRR